CCCACGTTTGCCTGCTTTTGTCGTGTCGTGTTGTCATAGGATTCTGTGCGATATTATAAGTGGATTGTGTTTCTGCCATCGACACAACATCGTGCACCTGGATGTGAAGCCCCAGAACGTGATCGTAACGGTCAATGCGACCGCCACTGGTGCATCGACGCCGGGCGCGCCCTGTCAGCAGCTCCGAAAGTATCTCTGCAAGCTGTGCGATTTCGGTTCATCGATGATGCTCGATCCGTGGCAGCGAAACGAAACCCTAGTCAACCGTGGCACGATTCGGTACATGGCACCCGAGCTGTTGCGCGGCCAACACTGCACGATGGGCGGTTTCACCGAGCGGGCCGATATCTACTCGTTCGGCGTCACAATGTGGCAGCTGGATGAGGAACGCTTTCCGTACGAAGAAATAACCTGCAACGAGGTGATCGCGTACAATGTCGTCAAGAAAGGTTTACGGCCGGATAGCATTTCCAGCGTGGCGTTTGCTCGTCGTATGACCAATCTGCCGGCCGGCTTGCGCAATATTGGCTGTCTGCATGGAAGCCTCCGTGCACCGATATCCCTGACCGGTGGGTCCCATTTAAACGGATGTCTCGAATCCGACGCCGTTGACGATGTGCTCAAGCGCCAGGGCATCGTGGTCGAGTATCGGGCTAAGCGCAAGGGTAGAAAAAAGAGCCAACTCGGTGCACTTTGGACGGAGGCTGATTCGAGCGAACAGCACCTTAACGCCATCTTCTGTGATCACATCAGCATTCCGAACAACAAACGCGTACAGCTAAAACAGATGATACGCACATTGTACAGCAAGTGTTGGCTTAGTGATCCAGCTGCCCGCCCCGATGCAACCACCGTTCGTGCCACGGTTCATCAGGCACTGGAAAAGATCATTCTTTGCAAGTGCGCGAAGTAAGAGTGGCTCGAGTGGCTGtttatgcgtttttgtttgtgtcgtcttgtttgttttcatttcccgAAAAACGGAATAGCGGTTGATGTGCGTTCAATTAATAATTtaggtaaattattaaaatgttttagtTGTGTAAAGCTATGCTAGTGATTGTTTTATAAGCGAACATTTCTTATAAAGGGAACAGagttttcaaataaatctGCGTGATTTTAGCATTAAGGTGTAAAACGtatcgtgtttttttggagTTGAATCGATACGAACATTTATTCGTTAAGGAGCGTCCAAAAACACGGATCGCTATCGCTCGTCGCTCATGCAGATCGCTTCTCGCAAGCAGATGAACTGTGAAAAGGGTCACGGTTACGGCATCGTCGTGTAACTGCAAAATCTTATCGCGTTAATCGAAAGCTACCGCTAAAAactaataatggaaaatactCAATATTGGACGTGTGGTTCACGCTCGTGGATCTCTCCATCGAAGCACGCGTGcaactcatcatcatcgtcagcgtCGCCCGTCCAGGCTATCTGATTCCGAGATCTTTGCTTATCGCCGCAGGATCCATACGCTCTCTTCACGTGGCACCTTCGTGCTTTCTTCTGACCGCTACTATAGCATCTTCTGGTTTCTATTTGACTAGAGTTTCCAATGAATTCTACACGCAACTGCTTACTGCTGCTTCGCCTGTTCGCAACGttaaaatgcactttaaatctgaatctgaatcgTAACGCCTATTCTACTAATTATGCTAGTGGTCGATAAAGGTAAAGCAACACTAACAACTGGTGTGGTGCAGGTAAGGTCTTGGTCATGAGTCTCTGGAAGACGCTTGCCGATCGCTCTGTCCATCAGTGAGGCTTATTGGTCCATCCGTCGCTCGGCCATTCCGCTCTCAGCTCTTTACATACTCCGAGTGCAGTCGTTCTGTTTCTTGCTTAAGTACCTAAAAGACGGCCAAGACGCAGCGCATTCGCATTGTTAACTGAAGCAACGTGAACCCCCCGTCTACCATACTGGCTTACCATCATCTCGTCCTGGATGCGATCCGTAATTATCTTTCGCGCTTCCTCTTCGCTTACCGGCGACGAGCGTAACCGTTCCATAAGAGCGCTTAGGTCGATCGGATTACCGAAGTTGTATGTTAGTTTCTTGCCCATCCGGAGGTAGTATGGCGGTTCGTTGGGAAGCACATCGTCCATCCCGATGTGCCATATCGGAATGATGATGGGCAGTTCCGGTGATTCGTAAATTATTCGTCCAACGCCCCATTTGAACCTTTCGTACataaaagggaaagaaaatagtTAGTGTCACATAACTTGATACCGGTGCGCATGGTACCAATCGTCGTGCAGGTGGCACCTTTTATAAGGATTCTCGTTGCCGTTTTGCAACAGAAGGATATCTTACCTAAGATCTTCTTTGGTCATGTTGACCTTCCCCTCCGGGAACACATGCACCCAGTGGCCAAGTTTTAGCTTTTCGATGCACAGATCAACGGCCGGTTGATATACACCCGCACCGCGCACCACCGGTATGCACTTCCCGTACATGAAGAACAGTGAGTGTGCCTTGCAGGTGAAACAAATGTCATGCGCTGCCATTGACCATCGGATGACGTTCTTATTGCAGACGTTTCGCAGCTTAAGCAAACCTACAAACCAAAAGCCGAGCCGGCAAttggaaagggaaagaaaacgaaacaaagaaaatcgatTATTCACTGCACGGTACGATGCGGCCGCCGGAATGGATGAACTGATGCGTCTGCCAGGGCATTGATATGGTTGGTAATTACGGCTATCGAGTAGTCCTGCGCGTGTGTCCAGCGCGTGAGGGTTGAAAGTTGAGTCGGTCGGCCGAAAAGAGGTAGTAACAAACAATCATGTGtcaaaacgatcgaacgggTGCAGGGAAGAATTCCGTCCCGATCGCCACCGTGCATACAAAGAGGGCGTATGTTACTCGACTGCCACGGACCTCCAAGTCGGGAAAATCTCATGCAAGGAATATCGCTAATACTACATTCCAAATTGTATGGGCTCTCTGCGGTACTCGTACCGATTTCGATAGGTATATTAACACTCACCCCAAATTCCTGGATCGTCGAAGCACGAATGGTGGTTGGAGACGGTCAGCAAGGACTTTCCCTGTGGTCGATTCTCGAGCGCATTCTCCAGAACATCGATGTTATGCACGCGTGCTTTATTGAGCCAAACTAGAGCCGGAACGAGCAAGGGAAGAAAATTCCGCAAGGTGAAATTAGATACATACCGCGCTCGGGTGATAGATGAGAGTGATTCGCATCGACGATTGCTCGCGTGTGGACGGCTAAACAACTACATAACAGAACAGCTAGTTCCCAAACCGAGGGCAAAAAGCGTTTTCACATAgcaagaaatcgatctttttACGCCCTGCCAACCTGATCTCGCCGCCTGCCGCACATTGAAGGCAAACGAAGCAAATGCCACACAGTAGAGCGCAACGATGACGACCACCGCCGCGTGGCAATGAAAACGGCGTGAAACAAGTGCAGCCCGCAACGCGGTCGACCTTGAACGCGTCTCGCTGCGTTGCGTCGCCTGACTGCCTTACTATTTTGCACTGTTTGCGCTTTGTGTTGCTACTACGTATTCGACGCAAGACCGCGATCCATCGCTGATGCGCGTTCGGTATGTATTTCTTTATGCGTTCACACTATAGACCAACCTCATTGCTGCCTCATTGTCCGACATCGTATCGCAATCGCATGAGGAAGTGTTACCTTCTCCCTTGAACTACGCGTGCGGAAAGTGAGCTGAGTAAGCCCCCGGTAGTTGGTGCAATGACGATCGAGCGGCTTGCGATTGATAAACCACGGTCGGTAGCTTTAACGTTGGTCGAAAATGTTGCGCTCCCACCATGGTTCTCGTTTCCAAGCGAAAGGTGGCTTCGTCATcttcgtttcggtttcgggATTTCGGCAACCGGTGGTGCCGTTGTGCAACATCCACAACCGCTCGGTTCGGTGTTCCGCCGATCGAGTGTTGCTCTAAACACGCTCATTTAAGTAGGTCAGACGCTTAGCATGGCGCTACCTCATGTCCATTGTTGCCATTTGACTGTCGTCACATATTGACCGTTTTTGGCCGACGGACATTCGAAGCGTTCCAACAACAATTACATAATTGGTAGCCACACAGAAACATTACACGCGTTGCGTGTGGTGCGCGCGCACATTCTACACAACCACGCGAGAGTCCTTTTCATCGGAAGGAATTACGGGAACTATCGGTACGGTGTCCAGCCTCCGGGAATGCACTATCGTCGGGTAACCACAATCGAATCATACTTACCGATGACGATTTTGGAGAAAAATCCCACCAACCCGATCACGCCCGTGCTGGCAATGTGCCATAATCTATTCGGGCGTCTCAGCCTCGGGAATATCCAGTCGATGTTGTACGGGACATGGGGCTGCTGGACTGCTGCCCCGTTCGGCGGAGGTGCTGCAGGCTTCAGGAGCAGATTAAACAGAAACGAACTCATGTTAGTGCGATACCGACTTTGCTGCCGATCGGAAGCTTCAACCGGACCGACCGATCCGCGATTGCAGACTGAGATCAGTTTCGAGCCGTGTCCTCCGATAGGGCCGCGCGACTAACCTACCCGTGGGGTTCATTATTACCTTCGAGTTCATGCTGTTGCCACTACACGCGTTCGGCAATCGCTCGCTAGGAGGATGAGTCTGGCAGAGCGGCGCTCCGATTGCTTTTACCGTcgctaatttaattaaatgaacGCCTTTCGTGACGCCTTCCCAGCACCTGCCCTGTGTACGCCCGTCACTGTGATGTGATGGGCTGTATTCGGAGGGAGCACCTTTAATGCCGCTCAAAGCTAACGAAACGGGTTCATCGACGAAGCTTCCTCGCGCACGTATTGCTTTGCGTGCCAGTGCGTGCACAGTACGTTaatgtttactattttttcaCAACACAGTACCACAACACAAATGCTAATCAATCGCACGCGGGCTCATGTGACGTGTAGCGACCAGTTATGACTGCCAAGAACAGCTGCGACCCATAGCGCAGTTGCTTCCTACCGCTCTTTACGCACAATTCGCGTGCGGTCTCTTCTGCTAAATAACAGCAAACGATCCACACGCTCGAGCTTCAGGGCAGTTGTGTACAGTTTGGTGCGTGGTAGGGAGAGAAGACGATCTTCCAGCGCTTCAGCTGTTTTGCTGcatcacacactcacgcaacacacgcacaataTCACACCCATACACATCAGCGTGTTTACTTCTGATGCAATTGGCCCATCCACCAAGCTTCCACCGCGAAGTCATTTCGAATGACAGTTTATGAAACGTGATTACGTGAAACTTGTATTTCTCAGAAGAAAATGACTTCACTAATAAATTCTCACATGTTTTTAAACTTTAAGTGTATATGGAAGTGCTATAAACAATTAAATGTGTGTCCGTTAAAAAATTTTTATGCTTGTGTTTAATTATTAAGGCATAAAGCAATTAGATAATATTTACTCAAACAATTAATCTTATTAACATGCTTATCAGACAATAAAATGCGGGTAATACGGCAAATAAGACAATAAAACGCTGGATGACTATACGCCTTTCGATTCGATGGTGGTAGTACTAGGATATAAATATACATGAATGGAAATACGAATGACTGCACGTTATATTCCAGTTTAACTGCAACCTGCAAGTCAAAGCTCATTTGCAAGTTTCGTTTCGCAAATCCCTTTCATGGAAAATCAAGCGGAACGTTTCTTTCAAGATGAATAAACTCTGAAACATTTTAACTCTTTTCTAatattcgttcgttcgtttctctgttatcatcaataatttaaaaggaTTTTGAGAATCTTCCCCCGCGCCtttgcatcattttttttcgtgcacCTTCTTACCGAACTGGTACGGCAAAATTTCCTCGAACACCACCATTCAATGTTTGCACGGGAGAGAAATTTCTCATATAATATATAACTAACATTAAATTGTACTTGCGTCACTTTCACTAATAGATGCTACCtctggttggttggtgatCTTCGGCCACGTTCTTCGCGCTCAACAGTAATTGTGGTAGTGGTATTATTAGTAGTAGAGTTGTAGTATAGTAATGGTTCTGCTTGCTTCAATTTAGCAAAGCCCCGGCTGGTGAGATAGCTGGCTCGGGTCAGGGAGCGCTAACATTATTAATCGGAATATATGTGTGTTAGAGGGTATGGGATTTAAGACGTTCGGAAACATCATCTTGTAGTGTGGAGAGGGAGTGCGAGGAAGAAAGGTTGGTAGATCGTTGTTGTTCTCTAAAGATGGTTCCTTTTGCATATAATTTGTAATGTTTGCCTTCGTTCTATCATCtagctcacacacaaacacgctttCAAAGCGCTGGTAGGTGATGTTTGCCTAAAAGGAATACAATTGTTCTtatgtatgtttcttttttcttcggaAAATGAGTATGAATCTAACCTACAGTCGCATCAATTAGGCCCTTCTCCCTTCCATTCgaaatttttgaataaatatcACTTTCTTCCCATCCATCCTCAATGAATCTGCGGAGACGTACTTCAATACTCGACTGCTCAATGCTACTCAAACATACGCACAAAAAACGaacgcaattttttttaaatccttaTCAAACTCTGCCTTTAATTGACCATTTCACTCTAAACTTCTGTCGCGAGTGAGCGTATTTCGATATCCAAACCGTGTTAGGACTCGCCACACGCGATTGATGCTAATAGACTGAAGCAATAATAAAAGCAGTCCCGCAAGTCGAGGATTCGTGGCTCCACAGTAATAAAGGAATGTGCGGTTCCGGCAATCATATTGCGCGCCCGCTTCACACCGCATCGCGGAGATGCACATGGTTTTGCACGATAAATTATACGCGAACAAAAAGGGTCTCAAATGCTAGCGTAAAAAGAATAGATACACACTAACGTAACATGACATAACATataaaaaatggtgcaaaataaaacatacaaaacacacaagcaataataaaatatgaataataataatagattaacaaaacacacacgcacgcgccGGGGAACACTTTCTCTTGCAATGTTGACGATTTTTGGGGCTTTTAAACGCGGAACTAATTCTTCGGTGACACGGTTATCAATTTATGTGGCGTAACCGGGGAAATCTGTAACGGAAGGATAGGAAGATTTCATCTGTTAAAATTATCGCTCACATCCGATCTCATACACATTACATACCCACAAAGCGCGACTTCCGCTACCCGGAGGAAGCAGATCGTccggatcatcatcatcgtccagcACCGCACGATCGAGTCCATGGTTCTGCTGATCGATAAACAGCAACGTGTCCTTACTGCACGTGTTTGCACCACGAATCAATGAAACTGCATCACCCGCATCGAGCACGCTCTTGTATGCGGTAAAGGACGACGGTCGATGGTGTATTAATTCGGACATATTCTCACGCCACAAAATATCCTGGAACTGTTGGGAGGATGGGAGCGAAAAGCGACTACCTCCATTGGTAGCAGTCGACGCTAGACCCAGCTTTGGATCAATCGCCCTTTCGTGTTTATCTGCGCGAGTTGGGAATTGTACCTTGGCTGGACCACCACCATCTTCGGTTGTTTTAGAAGCTTGATCATATGCTTCCAGCAGAACTTTTTTAGAAGACTGCTCTGTCACTTCCTTGCTAATGTTGGATGGTTTGTTCACGTTCGGTGTTTCCGAAGATTGTTTGGTCGCTTCGTCGATACATTTCTTTAATTCTTTGGCTTCGGGAGCGACGGTTTCTTGCTTTTCCGTTGGCACAACAACTGGCGATGATAGTGAAGGTGATGAGGATTGTTGATCACTTTTAACCACATTGACGATTGGTTCTGCTTgagctttttctttcgttttcccaGGAGAATCTTTAACTTCATCCGGACGAACGAATTCTTCCTCCATTTCGGACTTCTCCTTGcgacttttttcgttcgtcGAAGATATAGACATAACATCCACAGTATCCTTCGCTTTGGATGATTCGTCGGGCAATTTTCCAGATTCGGTATCGGGGGAAATACTGGCTGCGGTTTCTGATGCGTTTCCGGAGGAAGTTGTGGACGAGGAAGTCGGTGTTGTGGTTGTCTCTGTCGTCGATACCGCTGTCGACGGTGGTTTGGTTATCACCACAGCTGTTGGTTGTGCTTTGTTTCGCTCTAACGTTGCAGTGGATGATCCGTTTGTTGGCGGTGGGACAATGATTTTCGAGACCCAATGATCACCGGAACTGGAGCTAGAGCTGCCGGAACACTCGCCCGACCCGTCCGATGGAAGCTTTCGTCTTTGGTAAAACAATAGGTAAGCCTCGTTGTTGATAATCTCTTCGTCGATGCGATCGTTCGGCACTTGGGAGACACGCTGGTCATCGAAACGATACCACTGGCCATCGTATGGATTCTTGCAGGCGGCAGTATAGTGACCCGTCTCCAGTGTGTCACCTTGGTGATAGCACACCGCGTACAGATCGTACCGGTTATCCATTGCAAGCTGACGTCGACCGGTTCCTCCTCCACAACCTCCTCCCACTAGCatggaatgtgtttgtgtggaatgGGCACTGCGCATAATTTTGCGCCACGGGCTCCAATTATCCGTATCGGCATACCCCGTACTTTGCTGTCGCTCCAGCGAAtgatgttgttggttttggGTGGAGGCGCTATTGGATGTTTGCGACGGGTGCGACGATTGCTGGCGGGCAGCGGGATCACGCGCCAAGTGAGGTGTCATATCAAAACCGTGCAGCGGAAATTTCACCAGGTTTGTCAGCTTGGCTGCCTGCGTACTGGCACGGAGTTGCTGTTGCCGGAAACGCTTAAGATGTATCACCATTATGTCAGGGAGCGACCATAGACCGAGCGTTTTCACCACCGGCAAATACTCCTGACAGTGTGGACACTTCCACGCATTATCTTGACCGAGCGTTTCCGCCTTGGTGTAATGTTCGAAGCACTGCTCGAGTGTTAGCGCCGAACTCGCCGGAATTTTCTCCTTCATCTGGCTTACACTTTCGTGCTCCACGAACGGATCTCCCATGTCGTTGAAAAATCGTTCCGGTTCTGTCCACTCCAACAGCAGCTTTACGTGCGCTGGACCCGCATCCGTCGGTAACACTGAAAGAGCCAGATCGATCATTTCCGTAAATAGTGGATGCTCCACCGTTGCCTCCAGGTAGGTGTCCGCATCGCAGGATGGGTCTTGCAAGCGCATGCGGAACAGATTCTGAGCCGGTGTCGCAAACGTGAATACCTCCGAACGCAAAATGCTAGACATCTCTTTCAACAGCAGCTTCTGCAGCTCGCTGTACGAAACGTCCCGGTTGACCATCAAACAGAACGGGGTACCGAAGCGCTTCACGTGTCCACCAAAGTCTCGTTTTCCGTTGCACAGACAGAGCACAATTTTTGTTCCGCTGGTTGTTTCCTGTCCAGCGCTAGCAGTTGGACATTCGATACAGTAAAGAGGATCATTTTCACGCACGGAGGACATCAGATGGGAATCACAAAACACGCGACTAAAACCAGACTCACAGATTTCGGTTAGTATCATCCGATCGAGCGCTATACCCGTGTCCGCATGCAACTGCTCACGTAATGCCAGCACGGGCGAACCGTGCGGTATGCCCAAGCCCAGCTTAACCTGTTTCGGTTGCTGTGAGGAATAGATGACCTTAACTAGCACAGGCTGTTGAGACAGCTGTGGGAGTGGCACCGACAGACAGTAGAACGGATCGAACGTATTACTCTGCTTGCCGCACGTCGGACAGGACAGCGAAGAGCGAAATTGGGCCTGGAAAACGGCCTGTACGAACGAATTGTTACAGCGCACATAGTTTGCTAGCGTTTCCGCGGCGATCACTTCATCGGAACGACCGTTGTTCTACAGCACGAGCccatggaaaagaaaaaataaatataaattaaagaaTACGTTCGCATATAGCAGGGTGGGAAGTGTCCTTACTTTAATAGCTTTGTACTTCCGCTTCGTTGCCGTGTTCAAATCTTCGTGCACCTTGTCCAGCAGCCAGAATAGGAACTCCTGTGCGTCATGCTGCGTAGAACTTCTGAATTGACTTCCGTAGCGATCGACCACAGCCTGGAAGGTGTAAACATTCTGGTTAAAACGTGACTGTGGCTAGCACTAAACTGGACAAATGGACACTCCAACCGATGAACCATCGAATTTGATCTACTTCCAAACGGTTGCACCAAATTTTACCAGACGAACCATTTGAACGATTGCCGATGAATgagtggctttttttttcggaggaTTGATAGTAGAGTATAGTAGAAACAAAATGCCTTGATAGCAATGCAATTTCTTACCTTGAAATTCGAGCTATAGTCCGGAGCATCTTTGCACGTCCACAATGACTTTAGCACCAAAGCCAGCTGCTCCGTTAGTTCGCCCTTAGTACCGAATTTTTTGGCATTAATTTTGTTACGTCGTTTTAAATCGGCCTACGGATGGTGAACGGTCATTTATGTACTGTGAATACGTTGTGACACGCGGTCGCTTCTGTCGCTAGCTTACCTTGTAAAGATCCAAAACGAAATACTGAGCCAGTATGTC
This Anopheles marshallii chromosome 3, idAnoMarsDA_429_01, whole genome shotgun sequence DNA region includes the following protein-coding sequences:
- the LOC128715541 gene encoding tafazzin, whose amino-acid sequence is MSSFLFNLLLKPAAPPPNGAAVQQPHVPYNIDWIFPRLRRPNRLWHIASTGVIGLVGFFSKIVIVWLNKARVHNIDVLENALENRPQGKSLLTVSNHHSCFDDPGIWGLLDSRLLKLRNVCNKNVIRWSMAAHDICFTCKAHSLFFMYGKCIPVVRGAGVYQPAVDLCIEKLKLGHWVHVFPEGKVNMTKEDLRFKWGVGRIIYESPELPIIIPIWHIGMDDVLPNEPPYYLRMGKKLTYNFGNPIDLSALMERLRSSPVSEEEARKIITDRIQDEMMVLKQETERLHSEYVKS
- the LOC128712145 gene encoding ubiquitin carboxyl-terminal hydrolase 31, whose translation is MEKHNTLDVASSTRVTTGGGASSKLKRAFSMPRNPFQGSRGSHQTVKAVGNGNGISAGEKDDESRCDSRLPSSNQKKPTATTEGGAGTGTNGSGSEKKIFRRLSVKKFINRIAQQMTYVNRSVGNHKFDKVQSSQPSTLNGSTRTGSGGTAAGGNGSAGNFVWPPDTVPGVIGLRNHGNTCFMNAVLQCLSHTDILAQYFVLDLYKADLKRRNKINAKKFGTKGELTEQLALVLKSLWTCKDAPDYSSNFKAVVDRYGSQFRSSTQHDAQEFLFWLLDKVHEDLNTATKRKYKAIKNNGRSDEVIAAETLANYVRCNNSFVQAVFQAQFRSSLSCPTCGKQSNTFDPFYCLSVPLPQLSQQPVLVKVIYSSQQPKQVKLGLGIPHGSPVLALREQLHADTGIALDRMILTEICESGFSRVFCDSHLMSSVRENDPLYCIECPTASAGQETTSGTKIVLCLCNGKRDFGGHVKRFGTPFCLMVNRDVSYSELQKLLLKEMSSILRSEVFTFATPAQNLFRMRLQDPSCDADTYLEATVEHPLFTEMIDLALSVLPTDAGPAHVKLLLEWTEPERFFNDMGDPFVEHESVSQMKEKIPASSALTLEQCFEHYTKAETLGQDNAWKCPHCQEYLPVVKTLGLWSLPDIMVIHLKRFRQQQLRASTQAAKLTNLVKFPLHGFDMTPHLARDPAARQQSSHPSQTSNSASTQNQQHHSLERQQSTGYADTDNWSPWRKIMRSAHSTQTHSMLVGGGCGGGTGRRQLAMDNRYDLYAVCYHQGDTLETGHYTAACKNPYDGQWYRFDDQRVSQVPNDRIDEEIINNEAYLLFYQRRKLPSDGSGECSGSSSSSSGDHWVSKIIVPPPTNGSSTATLERNKAQPTAVVITKPPSTAVSTTETTTTPTSSSTTSSGNASETAASISPDTESGKLPDESSKAKDTVDVMSISSTNEKSRKEKSEMEEEFVRPDEVKDSPGKTKEKAQAEPIVNVVKSDQQSSSPSLSSPVVVPTEKQETVAPEAKELKKCIDEATKQSSETPNVNKPSNISKEVTEQSSKKVLLEAYDQASKTTEDGGGPAKVQFPTRADKHERAIDPKLGLASTATNGGSRFSLPSSQQFQDILWRENMSELIHHRPSSFTAYKSVLDAGDAVSLIRGANTCSKDTLLFIDQQNHGLDRAVLDDDDDPDDLLPPGSGSRALWISPVTPHKLITVSPKN
- the LOC128713277 gene encoding proto-oncogene serine/threonine-protein kinase mos-like, which codes for MENYNKATSTELDVPKIEISFDTPNRDRFLRDDFHNKRDSYAILGRGSYGVVIKASYRGRPVAVKILEKRPHRHRCRYDSLLNEANALNLRHDNIVTVLKIVAGAQYGLVLMERFDGYCLQQLIGHQRNDPIAVQHKLLILCDIISGLCFCHRHNIVHLDVKPQNVIVTVNATATGASTPGAPCQQLRKYLCKLCDFGSSMMLDPWQRNETLVNRGTIRYMAPELLRGQHCTMGGFTERADIYSFGVTMWQLDEERFPYEEITCNEVIAYNVVKKGLRPDSISSVAFARRMTNLPAGLRNIGCLHGSLRAPISLTGGSHLNGCLESDAVDDVLKRQGIVVEYRAKRKGRKKSQLGALWTEADSSEQHLNAIFCDHISIPNNKRVQLKQMIRTLYSKCWLSDPAARPDATTVRATVHQALEKIILCKCAK